TACACAATTCATAATTCCAAAATCTCTAACCTACCCACCACCTAAAAGCCACAAAACTCCAACACCCAAATACTCTTAGCACAATATAGAAAATCTAGGTTGCAGTTTTGACTCTCACCCACAAAACTTTACCGGGcaattaaatcatcaaaatatcataatgAAACTAAACCTTGCAGTTTGGCGGGTACAATACAAGTGAATACTAACCTGAAACTGGTTTGTACTTTGTATCTTGTTCCCAAGATTTCAGTTAAATTTTAATCCCGACAAGTTGAAAGTTTGGATCTTGCGAGATGAAGAGAGAGTTCCTTGAGTAGAGTTGACGAAAGTTTGGATCTTTAGTTGAGCGAGAGGGTTGAGTCAAGTTGAAGTCCCGATCAAAATTCAATGAGTTTGGTAAACTAGTCGTTAAATATTTTgacactaattttttattgcttttctttAATACATTTTGATGTTTTATCAACTGACGACCCATGGGCCAAGGCCCCCAAGTAAAATGGACTTTATCAGGGCCTCACAAGAAGGCCTGCTGACTAATACAATAgaattcacaaaattttaaaatttaaaaaattattcaacaaaaTGCTCACAATGGTACTACTTGCAATGCTGAAGATTGTGTCAAGGGTCTTAAAGTTTGGTGGGTCAATACATACTACCAAAACTTGCATTTTTCAAGATCTTGACACAGTATGACACATGACATGTTGGACCTTGCTAGGTCGAAGGATAGAGTGATGTGGTGCTATTGTGATGGTTAAGTTAAAAGGTGGTTTATTGGGCATGATAATGGTTCGGCAAATGAAGTTCATAAGGCAAATTGTAGTCTTCACGTTATTTTGATGGTTGGATCACATATTTCCAAAtagaataatacataaaaaggtaaaatcttATCGGATTGTGTTTGACATAgtgtaatttcaataatataactAGATTTAGTAAAATctcattttgatataattttatagaatttaaagtcaatatcgataattttttttttatattttgtttttccaaaagtttgaaaatgttaaatgattattacattgtttgacttttttttgCCCCAGAAGTTAAGGTTTTTACAAGAATATGTGATTTAAACATTTATGCCATGGGGACATAGTTTccataaaccttgggtgggacaagtATTctactctaaaatatatatacttaaaaggagaaataatattatcagttagggtacaaagttttaaaacttgacatgGAAGGATAAAAATTGCAAATCATTCAATTTAGGACATTTAACAATTTAtcgcaaatttttttttttaataattagaaatatatataaacaaaaggcAATGAGCTCGtaaaaaaacagtttgaaaaCAATCTAAGCTTATCCTTCCAACCAGGAAGGACAACATAACCAAACAGATCCGATAGGGCTAGAACTAAGCACAACAACCATAGGAAACACCTATGATTGTTGAAAATCTATCTAAGTTCTTTCAAAAATAGAGTTTAAGAGGAGCATACAAGCTATAGGAAACACTTACTTTACAAGAGAAAGAGTAGGCCTTTCGTGGGGGACTAAATACCAAAAGTTACCCATTAGCTGGATAACCATTGCATTGTTTACATGGACCATTTCCTGAAAATCTGGACAGCGTGAACAATTTTCTGCAAGGAAACCTTGAGAGGGAGTTCCGGACTTCATCGCAGCAACTGGGCCAGAACCAACATGCTAGAGCTGAAACAATCCGAACACAGCAAACTCCAGGGATGTATTCCAAGAGCAAAGCAAGTGGAGCAGAAACTTGAAATCCTGGAAAAAACTCCAGCGACCTGGCAGTTTAACCTGGAGTTGTTTGCTCGAAAAATCTGCAGCAGAGAAGTGCAGAGAACAAACTGCATCCTGGAGCTGGCAGTGAACACGAAGGCACAGCATTCTGGAGTTGCTGAACAATAAATTCTCAGTATTAACCATGAATTTGTCCTgcattaaaaaaagtttaaccaGTCAAACAATGTTGTGATGTGCTTCCAAATTCAACAACAATGTTAGATTAAAGTGAAGAAAAGAAACTTACACTTTAAGGGGTGCAAAAATGATGGATATTCTTTTCTATTTATGCCTGGTATAAATCTTCTGAAGATGAAGTCTGAAGCCTAGGTGAAAGAGAATCAAATTGCTTAGaatgagaaatttttaatttcagatTAAAGGGAAAGCATAAAAGCATGATTTTGTATTACACTTCACCTTTCAGTTTGATTCTAAAAGAAAATCATGGCTTGCTAAACTTGCTCCACTACATCACCGGAAAAGGTGAAAAAACTGACCAGAAGATGGAAAACAAAGCATTAAACTTCCTTTCTCCACCTAATTCAAATTAAGGGTGCTAGTTTCCTGGTGACAATTAAATTTTCCAAAGACTTATCTCAAAGaatgcatataaattaaagCAGAGATCTCAAAGAATAATAAAAGGGAGAGCTTGCATGGAAAATTAAAGCAGAGatctaaaagaataataaaaggGAGAGTTTACATGGAAAATTAAAAGCAGAGATCAAACAGGTTACTTTGTAACCATTTGAAGTGAATCTTCCCCTCCCCTGCAACATATAAAGTACAACATTTGAAATGAAGCATTAAAGAAGTATATAGAATATCAATTACCAATAACCTGTTTTCTTGTTTCATTGCATCCTTGGGATTACCAAATTAGCCTCAGTCTGAAAGCAGAACGGAAACTTCTTCAAAGGCCGTAAAAATTGAAACATGTGTATATGTATTCAACAACTGAGCACATTGAACTTCTATTTCGAAATTTGTAAGTAACTTTGTAGCAGAATTATTCATACCCAGCAAACTTTGAATAGTTGtaagtaattataaataaagaagttgaagtgattaaatattaaactcgaaaatataaaaaagttaccAGCCAGtaacataacaaataatttgACCTTAACGATATTTTTCttagattataattaaaatataatgaaaacagAGCCTAATTACTTATTACCTGTGGCTTCCGGGGTGTTGGTTATTGTTCACTTTGCACAAGATGACAATTGATGAAAACAGAGCCTAATAACATGTTAAACATTGCAAGAAAATTTGTCAACAGTTTCCCAGACTGAGTCTTGAAGAGGGTAACAATGAAGTCTCAAGAAATCTCTCCAGTTGGCCACCTTTTCGGTCCTAACATTAAAACTAGTGGAGAGTCTAGTGGTTTTAGAAGGATCATCAGAGTAACTCTTCAACCTCTCACTCTCTggcagtttgaaaaattttcttgcAATGTTTAACATGTTATTGATCATTTCCCCTGAAATTCCGTGGTTCTTCACCTAGTGGGAcaggtgtatatatatacatagattaAGAATTAGTgaagttaaaagattattgtaaataataaagaataaacCTGAAAGAAACCCTCGTGTTGGCATGCTAAAGCAATCTGTTCGATGATTTCAGAGTGGCAGGGGCCGTCAAGACCATCAAGGTCGATAAGAGGAACAGAAGAAGCATCTGATACTTGGACTTGTGTGAGATTTGGACGCTCATTGATGGGTCTGATATAATTAGAGGGAACATTTTGAACAGTGGATGCAAAGTCAGAGAGTAGGAGCTTGGTAGAAGTGGTAGGTGTGG
The Mangifera indica cultivar Alphonso unplaced genomic scaffold, CATAS_Mindica_2.1 Un_0101, whole genome shotgun sequence DNA segment above includes these coding regions:
- the LOC123207764 gene encoding protein DMR6-LIKE OXYGENASE 1-like; this translates as MATPTTSTKLLLSDFASTVQNVPSNYIRPINERPNLTQVQVSDASSVPLIDLDGLDGPCHSEIIEQIALACQHEGFFQVKNHGISGEMINNMLNIARKFFKLPESERLKSYSDDPSKTTRLSTSFNVRTEKVANWRDFLRLHCYPLQDSVWETVDKFSCNV